One genomic window of uncultured Erythrobacter sp. includes the following:
- a CDS encoding MFS transporter — protein MPQPRAFHLILANNLIQSLVNFTVWFALVFWAFLETRSVFVTGMIGGIYLVLGAVLAPWFGSLVDHHAKRTVMLGSSIASFVLYAVALAVVLIAPPAALSQADSAPLWVFTGIAMLGVIAGNLRMIALPTLVTALIPPEGRDKANGLVGMVSGLGFLITSAISGFLVAWDGMRGTLALALVATVLAFGHMLTIRLAEPRADPGEDDAPRRVDLSGTLAAIRAVPGLGALILFACFNNLLGGVFMALMDAYGLSLMSVEAWGMLWAGASSAFIVSGIFIARRGLGPNPLRTLMLVNLAVWLVAALFSVQSSILLLGIGCVLWLALSPFAEAAEQTALQQVVPFERQGRVFGFAQAVENSAAPLMAVLIGPVTQYLAIPFMTDGAGAAAVGHWYGTGPERGMALVFTLTGIAGMALTLAAMASGSYRALSAAVREASERPA, from the coding sequence ATGCCGCAGCCCCGTGCCTTCCATCTGATTCTCGCCAACAACCTCATCCAGAGCCTCGTCAATTTCACAGTGTGGTTCGCCCTGGTGTTCTGGGCGTTTCTTGAGACCCGGTCGGTGTTTGTCACCGGGATGATCGGCGGCATCTATCTGGTGCTGGGCGCGGTGCTGGCTCCGTGGTTCGGCAGCCTGGTCGATCACCATGCCAAGCGGACGGTGATGCTCGGATCGAGCATCGCGTCCTTCGTGCTCTATGCCGTTGCCCTCGCCGTGGTGCTGATCGCGCCGCCCGCCGCGCTGTCGCAGGCGGATAGCGCACCCTTGTGGGTCTTCACAGGCATCGCGATGCTCGGCGTGATTGCGGGCAACCTCAGGATGATCGCGCTGCCGACGCTGGTGACGGCGCTGATCCCGCCGGAGGGACGCGACAAGGCCAATGGGCTGGTCGGCATGGTATCGGGCCTCGGCTTCCTGATCACCTCGGCGATCAGCGGCTTTCTGGTGGCGTGGGACGGGATGCGGGGAACGCTGGCACTGGCGCTGGTGGCGACGGTGCTTGCCTTCGGTCATATGCTGACGATCCGGCTGGCAGAACCCCGCGCCGATCCGGGCGAGGATGACGCGCCGCGCCGCGTTGACCTGTCCGGCACGCTCGCGGCGATCCGCGCGGTGCCGGGGCTTGGCGCGCTGATCCTATTCGCGTGCTTCAACAACCTCTTGGGCGGCGTGTTCATGGCGCTGATGGACGCCTATGGCCTGTCGCTGATGAGCGTCGAGGCGTGGGGCATGTTGTGGGCAGGGGCTTCGTCGGCGTTTATCGTCAGCGGCATCTTCATCGCTCGGCGCGGGCTTGGCCCCAATCCGCTGCGCACGCTGATGCTGGTGAACCTTGCCGTGTGGCTGGTCGCGGCGCTGTTCTCGGTGCAGTCCTCGATCCTGCTGCTCGGGATCGGCTGCGTGCTGTGGCTGGCGCTCAGCCCGTTCGCCGAGGCTGCCGAGCAGACCGCGCTGCAACAGGTCGTCCCGTTTGAGCGGCAGGGCCGGGTGTTCGGCTTTGCCCAAGCGGTCGAGAATTCCGCCGCGCCGCTGATGGCGGTGCTGATCGGGCCGGTCACGCAATACCTCGCGATCCCCTTTATGACCGACGGCGCGGGCGCTGCGGCGGTGGGGCACTGGTACGGCACCGGGCCGGAGCGCGGGATGGCGCTGGTGTTCACGCTGACCGGCATCGCCGGCATGGCGCTGACATTGGCGGCGATGGCCTCAGGATCGTATCGCGCACTGTCAGCAGCGGTGCGGGAGGCCTCGGAGCGCCCCGCCTAG
- a CDS encoding tRNA-binding protein produces the protein MHMVHDPAAPVEAPIAFDDFLKVDIRVGRIIRVDPFPEARKPAYKLTIDFGSGVGIKRSSLQVCGLYTPETLDGRMVAAVVNFPPRQIGKFMSEVLTLGFPDTAGNVVLFAPDTEVPLGARLF, from the coding sequence ATGCACATGGTCCACGATCCTGCCGCCCCAGTTGAGGCGCCCATCGCCTTCGACGACTTCCTCAAGGTCGATATCCGCGTCGGCCGGATCATCAGGGTTGATCCCTTTCCCGAAGCGCGCAAACCGGCTTACAAGCTGACGATCGACTTTGGCTCCGGCGTAGGGATCAAGCGCTCCTCTTTGCAGGTGTGCGGGCTCTATACGCCTGAGACGCTGGACGGGCGGATGGTCGCCGCGGTGGTCAATTTCCCGCCGCGCCAGATCGGCAAGTTCATGTCCGAAGTGCTGACTTTGGGCTTCCCTGACACGGCGGGCAACGTGGTGCTGTTTGCGCCGGATACCGAGGTGCCGCTGGGCGCGCGGTTGTTCTAG
- a CDS encoding MAPEG family protein, which produces MQAQILAPAAVLVVWSLIMLFWMAGVRLPALKKAGIDLGARPGGRGQDLEGAVEPRINWPAHNYSHLMEQPTVFYPTVVILAIMGAGAIDVTLAWVYVALRIVHSVWQETVNKVPVRFLLFLVSSLALLTLAIRAALATLFADPSALPV; this is translated from the coding sequence ATGCAAGCGCAAATACTCGCGCCCGCCGCCGTGTTGGTGGTGTGGTCGCTCATCATGCTGTTCTGGATGGCGGGCGTCCGCCTGCCGGCGCTGAAGAAGGCCGGGATCGATCTGGGCGCGCGGCCCGGCGGCCGGGGGCAGGATCTCGAAGGCGCGGTCGAGCCGCGGATCAATTGGCCCGCGCATAATTATTCGCACCTGATGGAGCAGCCGACCGTATTCTATCCCACGGTCGTGATCCTCGCGATCATGGGAGCGGGCGCAATCGATGTGACGCTGGCGTGGGTCTATGTTGCGCTGCGGATCGTCCACTCGGTCTGGCAGGAGACGGTGAACAAGGTGCCAGTGCGGTTTCTGCTGTTCCTCGTCTCAAGCCTCGCCTTGCTGACCCTGGCGATCCGCGCCGCACTGGCGACGCTGTTCGCCGATCCTTCCGCCCTGCCCGTTTAA
- a CDS encoding MAPEG family protein: MIGMDILQPVVVLLAWTMVMWVWMYVTRIPAMLKAGIDAKGMVGSTGASLRAQLPDSVSWKADNYNHLHEAPTLFYAVAIVLAIIGQGDGPNTKVAWAYVGLRIAHSIVQVTVNRVAVRFALFALSSIALMVLIFHAIIPVFDLHLHG, from the coding sequence ATGATTGGAATGGACATTCTCCAGCCCGTGGTGGTGCTGCTGGCTTGGACGATGGTGATGTGGGTGTGGATGTATGTCACCCGCATTCCCGCGATGCTGAAAGCGGGGATCGATGCTAAGGGCATGGTCGGCTCGACTGGTGCCAGCCTGCGTGCACAGCTACCCGATAGCGTCAGCTGGAAAGCCGACAATTACAACCACTTGCACGAAGCACCTACACTGTTTTATGCAGTCGCAATCGTGCTGGCGATCATCGGGCAAGGCGACGGCCCCAACACCAAGGTCGCCTGGGCTTATGTCGGGCTGCGGATCGCGCACTCAATCGTGCAGGTGACCGTCAACCGCGTCGCCGTGCGGTTCGCGCTGTTCGCGCTGTCAAGCATTGCGCTGATGGTGTTGATCTTCCACGCGATTATTCCCGTGTTCGATCTGCACCTGCACGGCTGA
- the trxB gene encoding thioredoxin-disulfide reductase gives MATHTTKMLIIGSGPAGYSAAIYAARAMLEPIVVQGLQPGGQLTITTDVENYPGFRDVVQGPWLMEEMRAQAEHVGTRMIWDTIVSVDLDHGSPFRAIGDSGDEYIADCLVICTGAQAKWLGAPGEMELGGKGVSACATCDGFFYRGKRVAVIGGGNTAVEEALYLTNHSDNVTLIHRRDSLRAEKILQERLFANPKITVLWNKGVDSFEAGSNGMLHHLALTDTVTGEASTLEVDGAFVAIGHAPATSLFVGKLPMDESGYLLTEPGTPKTVIPGVFAAGDVTDHVYRQAVTAAGMGCMAALDGERFLAARAHAVQEAVAAE, from the coding sequence ATGGCGACCCACACCACCAAGATGCTCATCATCGGCTCCGGCCCGGCAGGCTACTCCGCCGCGATCTACGCCGCGCGCGCGATGCTGGAACCGATTGTCGTGCAGGGCCTCCAGCCCGGCGGGCAGCTGACCATCACCACCGATGTCGAGAATTACCCCGGCTTTCGCGACGTTGTGCAGGGCCCGTGGCTGATGGAAGAAATGCGCGCGCAGGCTGAACACGTCGGCACGCGGATGATCTGGGACACGATCGTCTCGGTCGATCTCGACCACGGCTCGCCCTTCCGCGCCATCGGTGACAGCGGTGACGAATACATCGCCGATTGCCTGGTCATCTGCACTGGCGCGCAGGCCAAGTGGCTGGGCGCTCCGGGCGAGATGGAGCTGGGCGGCAAGGGCGTTTCAGCCTGCGCGACGTGCGACGGGTTTTTCTATCGCGGCAAGCGGGTCGCGGTGATCGGCGGCGGGAATACCGCCGTGGAAGAGGCGCTGTACCTCACCAACCATTCGGACAACGTCACCTTGATTCACCGCCGCGACAGCTTGCGCGCCGAGAAGATCCTTCAGGAGCGGCTGTTCGCAAATCCCAAGATCACTGTGCTGTGGAACAAGGGTGTCGACAGCTTTGAGGCGGGCTCAAACGGGATGCTCCACCACCTCGCGCTGACCGACACGGTGACGGGTGAAGCCTCGACGCTGGAGGTCGACGGGGCCTTCGTCGCCATCGGCCATGCGCCGGCGACCTCGCTGTTTGTGGGCAAGCTGCCGATGGATGAGAGCGGCTATCTGCTGACCGAACCCGGCACGCCCAAGACCGTCATCCCCGGCGTCTTTGCAGCCGGAGACGTGACCGATCACGTATATCGTCAGGCGGTGACGGCGGCGGGCATGGGCTGCATGGCCGCATTGGATGGCGAGCGCTTCCTCGCCGCGCGCGCCCATGCGGTGCAGGAGGCGGTGGCGGCGGAGTAA
- a CDS encoding tyrosine-protein phosphatase yields MTQGIHNLRDYGGYAIPGGGRVRSGVLFRSGQHMEASDDDLALLHALDIRTVIDLRGVSEREGFPCRRHPNFAAQVIAYEGETTNSPPHEGGGGQVMMTPQKARERMLAVYTRMPVNPAMIAIFSRYFNALDENDGGSLVHCFAGKDRTGIAASLLLHVLGVHHDDIVTEFLLTNDAPTRDILERQSLPRMEAHYGAIEPEALHNLMGVLPEYIDTYVAEVTRDHGSLDAYLATILGVDEARKQRLRAKLVA; encoded by the coding sequence GTGACGCAAGGCATTCATAATCTTAGAGATTATGGTGGCTATGCCATACCCGGCGGTGGGCGGGTCCGCAGCGGTGTGCTGTTCCGCTCGGGTCAGCACATGGAAGCGAGCGACGATGACCTGGCGCTGCTCCACGCGCTCGACATCCGCACCGTGATCGACCTGCGGGGCGTGAGCGAGCGCGAGGGTTTTCCGTGCAGACGCCATCCGAACTTCGCCGCACAAGTCATTGCTTATGAAGGTGAAACGACGAACTCACCACCACATGAAGGCGGCGGCGGGCAGGTGATGATGACCCCGCAAAAAGCGCGCGAACGGATGCTGGCGGTCTACACGCGGATGCCGGTCAACCCGGCGATGATCGCGATTTTTTCTCGCTATTTCAATGCTTTGGACGAAAATGACGGCGGCAGCCTCGTCCATTGCTTCGCCGGGAAAGACCGCACCGGCATCGCGGCCAGCCTGCTCCTCCATGTCCTCGGCGTGCATCACGATGATATCGTGACCGAATTTCTGCTTACCAATGATGCGCCGACCCGCGACATCCTCGAACGCCAATCGCTCCCCCGGATGGAAGCGCATTACGGCGCGATCGAGCCTGAGGCGTTGCACAATCTGATGGGTGTTTTACCAGAATATATAGATACTTACGTCGCAGAAGTGACACGCGATCACGGATCACTTGATGCCTATCTGGCGACAATATTAGGTGTGGACGAGGCAAGAAAACAGCGTCTTCGCGCCAAGCTGGTGGCGTGA
- a CDS encoding acyl-CoA dehydrogenase family protein: MSEWMAVARASLIAAREYSESVRQAVAGVVAPGGTVDPALLAPEQHRVHGFAWIAASIAALEATLDWAVRAEAAGRFGAAEELVVRIGFGEYLAQIASGLPMSANEVVRPSAFGTEAEARAFAAHPAAARLLAEGNCAETRAALAALLADGVRPDEALGDDALDQVRDQLRAFTADAITPHAHQWHLADALIPDGVIAEMAALGVFGVCIPEAHGGLGLGKLAMAVVSEELSRGWICAGSLGTRSEIAGELIAENGTPAQKAKYLPRIADGSCLPTAVFTEPDTGSDLAAVRTRGERQSDGSWQVTGAKTWITHAARADLMTMLVRTDPAVPGYAGLSMLLAEKTRGTDPAPFPDAGIEGSEIEVLGYRGMKEYALGLDGFAVAADGLLGGAEGQGFKQLMRTFEGARIQTAARAVGVAWNAFDLALDYALGRKQFGQALTQFPRVADKLALMAVEIVMARELTYAAARAKDSGARCDIEAGMAKLLGARTAWSAADNAVQIHGGNGYALEYPISRVLCDARILNIFEGAAEIQAQVIGRGLLAGQRQAAAA; the protein is encoded by the coding sequence ATGAGCGAATGGATGGCAGTGGCGCGCGCTTCCCTGATAGCGGCGCGCGAATATTCGGAATCTGTGCGGCAGGCGGTGGCAGGCGTGGTTGCGCCCGGCGGGACGGTCGATCCAGCGCTGCTGGCGCCCGAGCAGCACCGAGTCCACGGCTTTGCATGGATCGCGGCGAGCATCGCGGCGCTGGAGGCCACGCTGGACTGGGCGGTGCGGGCCGAGGCTGCCGGGCGGTTCGGTGCGGCCGAGGAACTCGTGGTGCGGATCGGATTTGGCGAATACCTCGCCCAGATCGCGTCAGGCTTGCCGATGAGCGCGAATGAGGTGGTTCGCCCGTCTGCTTTCGGCACCGAGGCCGAAGCCCGCGCCTTCGCCGCACATCCGGCCGCCGCGCGGCTGCTGGCTGAGGGCAACTGCGCCGAAACCCGCGCTGCCTTGGCCGCGCTGCTGGCTGACGGGGTTCGGCCTGATGAAGCCTTGGGTGACGACGCGCTCGATCAGGTGCGGGACCAGTTGCGCGCCTTCACCGCCGACGCGATTACGCCCCACGCGCACCAATGGCACTTGGCCGACGCGCTGATCCCCGATGGCGTGATTGCCGAGATGGCGGCGCTCGGCGTGTTCGGGGTGTGCATCCCTGAGGCGCACGGCGGGCTGGGGCTGGGCAAGCTGGCAATGGCGGTGGTCTCGGAAGAATTGTCGCGCGGATGGATTTGCGCCGGGAGCCTCGGCACGCGATCGGAAATCGCGGGCGAGCTGATCGCCGAGAACGGGACGCCCGCGCAGAAGGCGAAATATCTCCCTCGCATTGCCGATGGCTCCTGCCTGCCCACCGCCGTGTTCACCGAGCCTGATACCGGGAGCGACCTTGCTGCGGTGCGCACGCGCGGCGAGCGGCAGAGCGATGGCAGTTGGCAGGTGACCGGCGCGAAAACGTGGATCACCCACGCCGCCCGCGCCGACCTGATGACGATGCTGGTGCGCACCGATCCGGCCGTGCCGGGCTATGCCGGGCTGTCGATGCTGCTGGCCGAGAAAACGCGCGGCACTGACCCCGCGCCGTTCCCCGATGCGGGGATCGAGGGGAGCGAGATCGAAGTGCTCGGCTACCGGGGCATGAAGGAATATGCGCTGGGGCTGGATGGCTTTGCGGTGGCGGCAGACGGCTTGCTCGGCGGGGCGGAAGGGCAGGGCTTCAAGCAGCTGATGCGCACCTTCGAAGGCGCCCGCATCCAGACCGCCGCGCGGGCGGTGGGCGTCGCGTGGAACGCGTTTGATCTGGCGCTGGATTATGCGCTGGGGAGGAAGCAGTTCGGCCAAGCGCTCACCCAGTTCCCGCGCGTCGCCGACAAGCTGGCGCTGATGGCGGTGGAAATCGTCATGGCGCGCGAACTGACCTATGCCGCCGCCCGCGCCAAGGATTCCGGCGCGCGCTGCGATATCGAGGCTGGGATGGCGAAACTGCTCGGCGCGCGGACGGCGTGGAGCGCGGCGGATAATGCGGTGCAAATCCACGGCGGCAATGGCTATGCGTTGGAATATCCGATCAGCCGGGTGCTGTGCGACGCGAGAATTCTCAATATCTTCGAAGGCGCAGCTGAGATTCAAGCGCAAGTGATTGGGCGCGGCTTGCTGGCGGGGCAGAGGCAGGCGGCTGCGGCTTAA
- a CDS encoding TonB-dependent receptor yields the protein MRITKLSLQSSSLPAIAAALLVAGLAPAQASAQDSVAAEDPAAEPAEQIVVTGSRISVSAATESTSPITVIDAESIALSGQADLATQLRNIPALQGSLPGTDSVNQVAAGDSSDLGLSLLNLRQLGSVRTLVLEDGRRHVPGTGGSAAVDIGAIPQGRIKSVEVLTGGASSVYGADAVSGVVNFTLRSGRDFDGLEFNVQGGISDQGDAENYSVSLAGGGEFMDGRGSAVFSVDYSKQKSLTATDRDFAGTGLFGLGFANDAIFDLLGLTDADFGLPAGERPSQAFYPNVTLPVSSRFGIIAIDNGFASAFDAVNLINPNGSVPFLPGTNIPVAQVFDGTGLRAFGSGTFVDAFSASGGDGIGANVNELILPELEQLVFSAGADFEITPGIEAFFEGKYAFTNGVDATGTPFNDDIPIRLDNPFIPAGLRAQVTQLQGLGQSPVIAVSRDIQDIDVLPQEETERSTLRFVAGLRGEFEKLGWKWELSYNYGRTEVESVFSNTRLDDRYFYAIDAIALNADNLAGFRANNRTVTAIRGGQNVQINPGTAQAGDIICRSELDGTAPGISPFPRPPRNPDGTGRAISFTPRTGVCAPINIFGPDSINGAGADFAFVDITNSTILTQQQILGSLAGDTAEFFELPGGAIGFAAGFEYRKDTSLFTPSPLQNSPGITSGVVSSGAPVNPSPDPRFQDPAIEVYEGFGEVRVPLLADMTFIDLLEFNGAIRFSDYNTIGKTTAWTVGGRYKPHETLAFRGTYSVAVRAPNLAELFGPVRSATIGLLADPCAAANVNSGSSFRPANCLEFVPAGFNPANFASAFRPGTTGGNPNLQEEEAETFTAGLVWQPTGMLSGLSVIADYYDIKITGAVGSLTGLQIAAACVDLPSTDNQFCDAITRNATTGVIDNFTAGNVNLGSLAVRGIDFAANYKFDVPFGADYGTIDLSLTGTHFLEDTQIFSATPGTPDPDPLVAEQDKISQAIDNDNLGEFGNPEWIANVGITWKMDAFTLGWTGRFESSQLSPGITNIQVVDVAIEGGKVVVKDDNTLVPLSQRDTGDSLVSDFFASYDFSEKFSLYGGINNAFDREPYLGSLVRPIGVRGRFFYLGVRGSF from the coding sequence ATGCGTATCACGAAGCTCTCTCTCCAGTCGTCGTCGCTCCCCGCCATCGCTGCGGCCCTGCTGGTCGCCGGTCTGGCGCCCGCACAAGCCAGCGCGCAGGACAGCGTGGCAGCGGAAGACCCTGCCGCCGAACCTGCGGAACAGATCGTCGTCACCGGCTCGCGCATTTCGGTGAGCGCGGCGACCGAATCCACCAGCCCGATCACGGTGATCGACGCTGAAAGCATCGCGCTCAGCGGGCAGGCCGATCTCGCCACCCAGCTGCGCAATATCCCCGCGCTGCAAGGCTCGCTGCCGGGCACCGATTCGGTCAACCAAGTGGCTGCGGGCGACAGTTCCGACCTTGGTCTCAGCCTGTTGAACCTGCGCCAGCTCGGATCGGTTCGGACGCTGGTGCTTGAAGACGGACGCCGCCACGTGCCGGGCACCGGCGGTTCGGCTGCGGTCGATATCGGCGCGATCCCGCAGGGACGCATCAAGAGCGTCGAAGTGCTGACCGGCGGCGCGTCCTCGGTCTACGGCGCCGACGCAGTCAGCGGCGTCGTCAACTTCACGCTGCGGTCAGGCCGCGATTTCGACGGGCTCGAATTCAACGTTCAGGGCGGCATCTCCGATCAGGGCGATGCCGAGAATTACAGCGTCAGCCTTGCTGGCGGCGGCGAGTTCATGGACGGGCGCGGTAGTGCGGTGTTCTCGGTCGATTACAGCAAGCAGAAGTCACTGACGGCGACGGACCGCGACTTTGCCGGGACCGGGTTGTTCGGGCTGGGCTTTGCCAATGATGCGATCTTCGACCTGCTCGGCCTGACCGATGCGGATTTCGGCCTGCCTGCGGGCGAGCGTCCCAGCCAGGCCTTCTATCCCAATGTGACCCTGCCGGTGTCGAGCCGGTTCGGGATCATCGCGATCGACAACGGATTTGCCAGCGCCTTTGATGCGGTCAACCTGATCAATCCCAATGGTTCCGTGCCGTTCCTTCCGGGCACCAACATCCCGGTTGCACAGGTGTTCGATGGAACCGGACTTCGTGCCTTCGGGTCTGGCACCTTCGTTGACGCCTTCAGCGCATCGGGCGGTGACGGGATCGGCGCAAACGTCAACGAGCTGATCCTGCCCGAACTGGAACAGCTGGTGTTCTCCGCCGGGGCAGATTTTGAAATCACGCCGGGGATCGAGGCCTTCTTCGAGGGCAAGTACGCCTTTACCAACGGCGTTGATGCCACCGGCACGCCGTTCAATGATGACATTCCGATCCGGCTCGACAACCCCTTCATCCCGGCAGGGCTGCGCGCCCAGGTTACCCAGCTCCAAGGCCTTGGCCAGAGCCCGGTGATCGCGGTTTCGCGCGACATTCAGGACATCGACGTTCTGCCGCAGGAGGAGACCGAGCGTTCGACGTTGCGCTTCGTGGCGGGTCTGCGCGGCGAATTCGAGAAGCTCGGGTGGAAGTGGGAACTGTCCTACAACTACGGCCGTACCGAGGTGGAATCGGTGTTCAGCAACACCCGTCTGGACGACCGCTATTTCTACGCGATCGACGCGATTGCGCTGAACGCGGACAACCTCGCCGGCTTCCGGGCCAACAACCGCACCGTCACCGCCATCCGCGGTGGTCAGAACGTGCAGATCAATCCGGGGACGGCGCAGGCAGGCGACATCATCTGCCGGAGCGAGCTTGACGGCACCGCGCCGGGCATCTCGCCCTTCCCGCGTCCGCCGCGCAACCCCGATGGCACGGGCCGGGCGATCAGCTTCACCCCGCGCACCGGGGTCTGTGCACCGATCAACATCTTCGGCCCGGATTCGATCAACGGCGCCGGCGCTGACTTCGCCTTTGTCGATATCACCAACTCGACCATTCTGACTCAGCAGCAGATCCTCGGCTCGCTGGCAGGCGACACGGCGGAGTTCTTCGAGCTGCCGGGCGGTGCCATCGGCTTTGCGGCGGGCTTCGAATACCGCAAGGACACCTCGCTGTTCACCCCCTCGCCGCTCCAGAACTCTCCGGGGATCACCAGCGGCGTCGTGTCGAGCGGCGCGCCGGTCAATCCCTCGCCGGATCCGCGTTTCCAAGACCCCGCGATCGAAGTCTACGAAGGCTTCGGCGAAGTGCGCGTGCCGCTGCTGGCCGACATGACCTTCATCGACCTGCTCGAATTCAACGGCGCGATCCGGTTCTCCGATTACAACACCATCGGCAAGACCACCGCATGGACGGTGGGCGGGCGGTACAAGCCGCATGAAACGCTAGCATTCCGCGGCACATACTCCGTTGCGGTGCGTGCGCCCAACCTGGCCGAACTGTTCGGCCCGGTCCGTTCGGCCACCATCGGCCTGCTGGCCGATCCCTGCGCCGCGGCGAACGTCAACTCGGGCAGCTCGTTCCGTCCGGCCAACTGCCTCGAATTCGTGCCGGCCGGGTTCAACCCCGCCAACTTCGCCTCGGCGTTCCGTCCGGGCACCACGGGGGGCAATCCCAATCTGCAAGAGGAAGAGGCCGAAACCTTCACCGCCGGTTTGGTGTGGCAGCCGACCGGAATGCTCAGCGGGCTAAGCGTGATCGCCGATTACTACGACATCAAGATCACCGGCGCGGTGGGCTCGCTCACCGGCTTGCAGATTGCGGCGGCCTGCGTCGACTTGCCGAGCACGGACAACCAATTCTGCGACGCGATTACCCGTAACGCCACGACCGGGGTGATCGACAACTTCACCGCTGGTAACGTGAACCTCGGCTCGCTCGCGGTGCGCGGGATCGACTTTGCCGCCAACTACAAGTTCGATGTGCCGTTCGGGGCCGACTACGGCACCATCGACCTGTCGTTGACCGGCACGCACTTCCTTGAAGACACCCAGATCTTCAGCGCGACCCCAGGAACGCCCGATCCTGACCCGCTCGTGGCGGAGCAGGACAAAATCTCGCAGGCGATCGACAATGATAATCTGGGTGAGTTCGGCAATCCGGAATGGATCGCCAATGTCGGCATCACCTGGAAGATGGACGCGTTCACGCTCGGCTGGACCGGGCGGTTCGAAAGCAGCCAGCTTTCGCCCGGCATCACCAACATTCAGGTGGTCGATGTCGCGATCGAGGGTGGCAAGGTGGTCGTCAAGGACGACAACACACTCGTGCCGCTGTCCCAGCGCGACACCGGGGATTCGCTGGTGAGCGACTTCTTCGCCAGCTACGACTTCTCCGAGAAGTTCAGCCTGTATGGCGGGATCAACAACGCCTTCGACCGTGAACCTTACCTCGGCAGCCTGGTGCGGCCGATCGGGGTGCGCGGCCGGTTCTTCTACCTCGGGGTGCGCGGATCGTTCTGA
- a CDS encoding acyl-CoA dehydrogenase family protein codes for MNFELSHEHTMLKDLVGKFVRDQLMPFEQVVIARENIGQGTYLTPEETAKVDAVSRELGLWGLDAPEEVGGMNLPMVAMVGVSEELGKTVVPYYLPPDSPNLRMLMVAADERQRAAYLEPYVRGETISAIGISEPGAGADPQRMITTAVQDGDDWIINGRKIWITKGAEAHFTILMAVTDKNPNGRNGMSAFLVDKGTPGFNVLRKIPMIDGTSTYEIALDDCRVPGWKLLGTRGQGFAPMQVRLGTRRIEMASWSIGMAQRALDMMIDYAPQRTTFGKPLSSRQTVQNWIADAATKIHAMRLMTYDCAWKIDEGRDTRSEISMIKSFCIESAYEIVDHAMQLFGGMGMTRELPLYLMSNKLRTMRIYDGPSEIHNWVVARGLLGTYD; via the coding sequence ATGAATTTCGAGCTCAGTCACGAACACACCATGCTGAAAGATCTGGTCGGCAAGTTCGTGCGCGATCAGCTGATGCCGTTCGAACAGGTGGTTATCGCCCGCGAAAACATCGGGCAGGGCACCTATCTGACGCCTGAGGAGACCGCCAAGGTCGATGCCGTCAGCCGCGAGCTGGGCCTGTGGGGCCTTGACGCGCCGGAGGAAGTGGGTGGCATGAACCTGCCGATGGTGGCGATGGTCGGCGTGAGCGAGGAGCTCGGCAAGACGGTCGTCCCCTATTACCTCCCGCCCGATTCGCCCAACCTCAGGATGCTGATGGTCGCCGCAGACGAGCGCCAGCGCGCAGCCTATCTCGAACCCTATGTGCGCGGCGAGACGATCAGCGCCATCGGCATTTCAGAGCCCGGCGCCGGGGCCGATCCGCAGCGGATGATCACCACCGCGGTCCAGGATGGGGACGACTGGATCATCAACGGCCGCAAGATCTGGATCACCAAGGGCGCAGAGGCGCACTTCACCATCCTGATGGCGGTGACCGACAAGAACCCCAATGGCCGCAACGGCATGTCGGCGTTTCTGGTCGACAAGGGCACCCCCGGCTTCAACGTGCTGCGCAAGATCCCGATGATCGATGGCACGTCGACCTATGAAATTGCGCTCGACGATTGCCGGGTGCCGGGGTGGAAGCTGCTGGGCACGCGCGGGCAGGGCTTTGCGCCGATGCAGGTGCGGCTGGGCACGCGGCGGATCGAGATGGCGTCCTGGTCAATCGGCATGGCGCAGCGCGCGCTGGACATGATGATCGATTACGCGCCGCAGCGCACCACCTTCGGCAAGCCCCTCTCGTCGCGCCAGACCGTGCAGAACTGGATCGCCGACGCCGCGACCAAGATCCACGCGATGCGGCTGATGACCTATGACTGCGCGTGGAAGATCGACGAGGGCCGCGACACCCGCAGCGAAATCTCGATGATCAAGAGCTTCTGCATCGAAAGCGCCTACGAGATCGTCGATCACGCCATGCAATTGTTCGGCGGGATGGGCATGACCCGCGAATTGCCGCTCTACCTGATGAGCAACAAGCTGCGCACCATGCGCATCTATGATGGCCCGAGCGAGATCCACAACTGGGTGGTCGCCCGCGGGTTGCTGGGCACCTATGATTGA